GAAAAGATGATTGCGTTCATAGATACCCATGAAGAGCTACCTGTTGCTGTATATATTATGACACATGACTTAAATCAGTTTTTACCTTCTCTAATCCCTTGGGAGCAACGTACAAATGTTTGGTATCCAATGGATTTAAGTATAGGGGGAGTATAATTATGCATAATTCGACCCGTACTGTTAATATTCAAGTACAGTCTTTTGGAAACTATTTAGAAGATATGTGGTTTATCGCTTTGATTTTAATTCTTATTTCAAAAGAAACAACTATAGCCACCCCTTTTGTTTGGATAGGACTTCAATTAGTTATTGCACTTGCATGTCTTTTTATTTTTAGACAAACAGGACCCAATATGTTCATTCCATTTGTTGTCCCTACAATAATTTTATCAGTCCTTTTCCTTTTTGGAGCTCCTTTTTGGTTATTTGTATTAGGTGCCGTGATTTCAATATGGCGAATTCAAGCTAGGTTTAATACTCTTCAAAACGAGCAGACTACGGATAGTAGCTTTTCACTATTATTTTTAGCTACTTTTCTATTCGTACATCTTACTTGTTTTCTATTAAGTTATGAAGCATATCGTTTGCTTCTCTATACAGTGTTTATAACAGGTATAGCTCTATTTGTTGGAATCCGTTTATTCTCAGTTTCTATGAACTCATCCAGTCACAATTCTCTGAAAAAAAACAACTTATTAAGTATCTATCTTGTTAGTATAGTTTCGGTGACCAGTTTATCTGCGATTATTTATTTCCTCGCACCTATTATTCGTAAAATGGTAGATGTTCTATTTGGAGGTATACTTCGTGTAGTACTTATCCCTTTTGGACCTTTAATGAGCTATTTTGAAGATCTGGTTAGTAAATTACAAATGAGGCAGTTCGAAGAGAGCGGACACGTATCGGTAGGAGAACAAGGCGAAATAGAGAAAAAAGTATTTACTGTTGGAACTAATTCAAATTTCCCTATCGGATGGATCTTTTTAGGACTAGCTACAATTGCAATTTTATTTTTTATACGATATTTATTAAAGAATAAACCAGAAAAATTAGAAATGGAGCAAATTGAAATTGAGTATGAGAACAATGAAATAAATGAAATAGAAAAACAAAAGAGTCAATCAAATTCCTTATACAAAGTAGAAACATCTCTTTTACGTGAAAAGTATGTACAGTTTGAAATGGAAGCTCATTCATATGAGTATGAGAGAAATAAAAGTGAAACGGTAAGAGAATGGTTTAAAAGAATGAACTGGGATGTGGACGTTGTATTTTTTCAACTATATGAAGAAGTGAGATACGGAAGCCATTCGATTAGTTCTGATAAAGCGGAATTATTTTTGATTACATTAAATGAAACAAGAAGAAAATTTTTTATTGAAAAAGATGTTTAAAGAAATGAAAAACGGGGCATATTAATAAAGAACACAGCAACATTCTCATTTCCCCCTTTTTAAGGATCATCCAAAAGTATTTGGGTGATCCTCTTTTTTTGGTACACTATACATATAAAAAATACTTATGGGGGAATAGACATGTCAGAGAAACTAAAAACAGGTTTTATCGGTATAGGAGTTATGGGCAAAAGTTTAGTTAAGCATCTATTAAAAGCAGGTCATGAAGTAGTTGTTTATACAAGAACAAAAGAAAAAGCAGAAGAACTAATTTCAATGGGGGCTTCTTGGGCAGGAACTCCAAGTGAAGCAGCAAGCAATACGCAAATTGTGTTTACGATGGTTGGATATCCACATGATGTAGAGGAAATATATTTTGGAGAGCAAGGAATATTGAAAGCTAATAATAAAGGGTTAGTTCTAGTTGATATGACTACTTCTACACCGACACTTGCCCAAAAAATTGAGCGAGCTGCAAAAGAAAAAGAAATGCTTTCTCTCGATGCACCAGTTTCCGGTGGAGATATCGGAGCGCAATCGGGAAAACTTTCAATTATGTGCGGTGGAGAAATAGAAACTTTCGATCAAGTGTTGCCTGTTTTAAGCCTTTTTGGAGAAACAATTTACTACCAAGGACCAGCCGGTGCAGGTCAGCATACAAAAATGTGTAACCAAATTACGATAGCAACTGGTATGATCGGGGTCTGCGAAGCACTTGCATACGGAAAAAAAGCGGGATTAGATTTAGATCAAGTGTTACGTTCTATATCCACAGGAGCGGCAGGATCTTGGTCACTCAGTAATTTAGCTCCACGAATGATAGCAGGCAACTTTGAACCTGGATTTTACATCAAACACTTCGTGAAAGATATGAAGATTGCTTTAGAAGAAGCAGAAAAGATGAACTTGCAACTTCCTGGATTACAACTGACGAAATCTATGTACGACGAGTTAGTAGCCCAAGGATATGAAGATAACGGGACTCAGTCTTTAATAAAATTATACGAATGATATAGGAGGTAATTACTACTATATGATACAATTGATATATATGAATATAGAAGGAAAGGGTGAATCGTGTGAATGATCATAAAGGCATTTTACTTGAAAGTGGAACAAACGAATTAGAAATTGTGGAATTTCAAGTAGGTTCTAACAAATTCGGTATAAATGTAATTAAAGTAAAAGAAATAATTCAGCCTATTAAAGTGACATTTATCCCGCATGCCCATCCACATGTGGAAGGTATTGTTCAACTGCGTGGAGAGGTACTACCAGTAGTAAGTATGGCAAAGGTTTTGGGATTACCTGTAGTAGTTAAAAACGAACAGGAAAAATATATTGTTGCAGAATTCAATAAGCAAAGAGTCGTTTTTCATGTGGATAATGTGACACAAATTCATCGTATTTCCTGGGATCAAATTGAAAAGCCTTCTGATATCTATCAAGGAAGTGCTTCGCATGTAATTGGTGTTATAAAACGTGACGATGAAATGATTCTACTACTAGACTTTGAGCGGATCATTGTAGATATTAATCCAGAATCAGGTATTAATGTAGATTCAGTAAAAAAACTGGGGAAACGTGAGCGTTCAAATAAGAAGATTGTCATTGCGGAAGATTCACCGCTTTTACGAAAACTATTACATGATACATTAAACGAAGCGGGTTATGTTAACTTAGATTTTTTTGAAAATGGGAA
The nucleotide sequence above comes from Psychrobacillus glaciei. Encoded proteins:
- a CDS encoding chemotaxis protein, giving the protein MNDHKGILLESGTNELEIVEFQVGSNKFGINVIKVKEIIQPIKVTFIPHAHPHVEGIVQLRGEVLPVVSMAKVLGLPVVVKNEQEKYIVAEFNKQRVVFHVDNVTQIHRISWDQIEKPSDIYQGSASHVIGVIKRDDEMILLLDFERIIVDINPESGINVDSVKKLGKRERSNKKIVIAEDSPLLRKLLHDTLNEAGYVNLDFFENGKDALDFLESLEKVSSDVSEHVQMVVTDIEMPQMDGHALTRRIKESSNLSKLPVLIFSSLITDDLRHKGDQVGAEDQISKPEIAELVLKIDKFIL
- a CDS encoding NAD(P)-dependent oxidoreductase yields the protein MSEKLKTGFIGIGVMGKSLVKHLLKAGHEVVVYTRTKEKAEELISMGASWAGTPSEAASNTQIVFTMVGYPHDVEEIYFGEQGILKANNKGLVLVDMTTSTPTLAQKIERAAKEKEMLSLDAPVSGGDIGAQSGKLSIMCGGEIETFDQVLPVLSLFGETIYYQGPAGAGQHTKMCNQITIATGMIGVCEALAYGKKAGLDLDQVLRSISTGAAGSWSLSNLAPRMIAGNFEPGFYIKHFVKDMKIALEEAEKMNLQLPGLQLTKSMYDELVAQGYEDNGTQSLIKLYE